In Drosophila ananassae strain 14024-0371.13 chromosome 3R, ASM1763931v2, whole genome shotgun sequence, the DNA window AACGGTGTTATTCCTCAACTTAACTCCGCTCCTGTATATGTGCACTTTTGCTCAGAAACCAAGTTctacaaaaaaatcaaatcaatacaaaaatattaatgataCACTAGTctttaaaagaaatttaaaaaatgtctAATCAATTTAATCAGGAGTAGAGCAGCAGACCTTCTTTGTCCTCCTCAAGCCTCCGCTCCCAGAGCAGCTTGTATGATATATCGCCCACCATTCGACCTTGCCGTTCCGCCGACGTTGCGTACCCGTTCTTGAACTTGGCCAGAATCGGCAGAAACGTGGCTATGGCGGCGCTGGTCTCACTGCGACAGGAAGAGTGGAGGGCTAGGACGTAACCAGTTGGGAATACGGCGAACCGGACGCCATCCTCGTCGAGGGTGTAGGTGATGAAGGGGCGCTTGGCGTTGTTGTGAGTGACCTTGTCCGAATACAGCTGGTTCAGCCGCTGGAGATCGATCTTGAAGGGCATCATAAAGGTAGCGTTTACTATGTTTTTGCTAAAGTTCTTTATATCCGCCTTGTAATCCAGCTCCTGGACAACCCGCACCACCTTGAATAGAGCATTTCGGGCGGAGGCCGCGGTCAGGGCAGTGGACACCATCTTTCCACCTGAAAATATCTTAACATTGGCGCTGGGATTACGCACTTTAATGGCCACGGAGGGGTGGATCCCGGGATCGTAGCGGGCGTCAGGCAGGAGGATGCACAGCTCGTACATGTTGAAGCGACAACTCACGTCCATCATACAGGTGAAGGGCTTGTAAAGCAGTTCGAGGTGCTTTTCGACCTCGCCCAGCTTGCTCAAGTTGGCGAACGCTTTTTCGAAATCGATTTCATAGTCGGGAATCTCCGGAGCACCTTTTCGAGAAGCCTCGTCCCAGTTGAAGTCAGTGGGCAGGTTGCAATAAAGATGGGCGATTTTATCCGCGCATCCTCCACGTTCCAGATCTATGCCGTCGATTTTTAACTTATTCTCGGAGTCACTCAGGCTCAGGTCTTCCACTATGGTGGCGAGTTCCGAGACATTCAAGTTTGGTTTGTTCTCGGACTTGTCACCTTCATCCCTGGAGGAAGTATATAAATTAACATTCTTAAAGACCAGTTATAACTTACTCTCCGTCATCTAGGGGGCCGAGGGCGgcgaatttataaattaacgAGTCCATTGAAGTAATCCACAGAAAATGCCcgattaaataatattttttcgtttttgttgcTTAGTTTTCATGTATTTGCCAGTTCGAACAATGGAGCAGTTTGATGGCAAAAGCAAAACAATCATCCGCTTGACAAATAAGCATTTTATTTAACAGAGGGGGTGCTTTTAAATGTTTTAGCCTATCAATCAGTCATCATAATATCAATCATGTAGAGCCAATATATTATGCAAATAAATCACTCCGATGGCGTAAAACCGAAGGTAAAAATATTAATCCAATCCTACACCACAGTAATTTCCAGGATATCAGATACCCCCAGGCCGTAATACCTAACCTAAAACCTAGATGCTTAGAACTTGGTTGCGCAAGCATGTGacaaactataataaattgCAAGGGGCAAGGGTGCCggctaaacaaaaaaaaataataataataatagccATTTCAATCAAGTTACGCGCTTGTCAAGTTTATATTTACCCACAGTTGACCATATTTTATGTCGATTCCGGTTATGAAATTTACAGAGCTGTCGGAAAGAGTTTGGCGACATTTTagtaaatattgaaatttaatCAAGCAAAGTGCAGTGAACGCACCCACTCTCAGACAGGGTGACAGAGGAAGGCATACACAAACACGGGGGGAAAGGATATGCAGGATAGCAAGGATATGAACACGTCCACCCTCAGACACCTGTCATTGTCGTTTCTCGCCACCATCCCCTGCCGAAGGGCCATTCCCTCAGCTTCGAGAATGTGTGTATGTCCCACACAATGCATGTGTgtgccacacacacatggaTAGCAGGTGTATGTTTGTCGAAGACAACAATCAATTGAATCGATTTCATTTTACAAATTGCGTTGAATTTTGTGGTGCAGCCACCACCAGCTGCAATTGACGGCGAGGCCAGCGGCAACAATAACGAGTCCTGGATAGCTTACTTATATGTGTGCGATGGATGGACCTTCAACCAAAATAGACACTTGTATCGAAAGTATCCGTGGTTTCATGAAACGTATCTGTGCCCTTTCGTTTCGCACAGTTTTGAATTTATTGCAAACCAAGTTCACTCCAATATAGAAACAACCACACCCCTGCAGCATGCTCTGCCCGCAGGATGTGTGCACATACTTGGGGCAACTGTCTCTTATGGTCTGATTTTGATAGTCAATTGCTACACGCAACAGCTTCTAATTGGAAGAGAGATTCGGCCGGCTCGAGAGATGACCAAAGATGCTCAGCCGATATAAACATAGATTGCATGGAAAGTATCGATTGGACTTCCCTGGTGGAGCCAAAAAATATCTCTCCAAAAAGGACTGTAAGTAATCCTCTAAATGgacatttcattttttcagCATTGATCACCTATACAGTGAAATCTGTTCCAAAATAAGTGTGGGCATTTATTCGAGCTTTTGCCAAAAACTGGAGTGGCATGCAGGTTCGCCACCGTTATGTTACCtagtcaagaggtttttttattcgatatcagatattttgggcttTGCTTGAATGCTTGTCACCGATATTTTACAACGTCAAAtggtttattatttaatatcaTTATTACTTGATATTTATACACAGATTCGTAAAAAAACGaatataaaaaacaccaaacatAGAtccaagtttttttttctatgtAGCTTCCAAAAGCCGAAGACCCATTTGTCATACACGAAATTGCAATTTAGAGCCTCGGCCACATAATGCCCGTGCTTAAATCGATTATAGACCATTACAGGCGACGCCTACGCAATTCGCAATTAATATGCTTTTTGGATTGCCATTGCCATGGCCGTTTCTATTGGCATTAGGATCAAGGATCTGGGTTGGGGATTTGGGCGAAGGGTGGAGGATTTGGGAATACAAACGGCCGCACTGCATCTGCAATTTTGTGTTGCTGTAATTAAAAGTTGTGGCGCCGCCAACTGTGACCGGGTTAAACCGGAACGGAGGGGCGGCACGGATGGCACTTCTCCACCCGGCGCGCGGCTGCCCACTCATTCTAATTCGAATTAAAGTGCCGTTTTTGTGTTGTGCAAGTAATTAGAACATAAAGTGGAATCGAAGCTACGGCCAAGCCAAATTACATTTCCCAGCGTCAGAGTTACGGTGGAGTCAGTCGGCGGTTTGAGTTTAATTTTGTTCAGTCCCGCCGATGAACAATCGGAGATAAGTGCAGGCAGGCATGAAATATAGCAAATAAAGCTCTGGTGGTCGGTGGACCGGTGGTTAGTAGTCGGTGGTGCACTCAAATAAAATGTCGTCGGCACGCAATGTTTTCATTTAGCTAATAGTCATTAGGCAAGCGACGAGTAACAATTCAAATAATTACAATTTCTTTTGCAATTGGGAATTGGGAATTACCTGCCAGCGGAATGGGATTTGGGGGCGGAGTGAGGTGGTCGAGTTGTTCAGTAGTTCAttctttttttcactttttggtaaattaattcaaatttattattcaccaaaaaatgtttaagacggggttatttatttaaagttaaGTCATTTCAATGCGCATACGAAAATATTAATGGTCtaattttttgaagtattCGTTAAATGGAGACGCCCACatcaaatatatttattatgtgATTAATATTTCGCTTCTCAAAATCACGCAGGCTTTTAAACCCTAGTTTTACTGTATGGCCATATAATTGTAAGTAATCCCAAATCAGTATCAAAGTTTTCTgctatttgaaaaaaaaattggcaaGTGTGCAGTGGAGGAAACCCAGTCGCAGtcatttttatggaaaaaacTTTATCATTCGCCTTGCTCGGAAAGTCTTCAATCCGATTGACACATTAATAATTGTGTTGCCAATGCCACTGACAGCACATCCCATTCCTTCCAACGCTTTAGAAACAGAGTGTTAAGTGCATCGGAAACTTTTGCCCAACCTTCCGCCCGGCTCGCCTCATcctcattttttattatattttttcatggactttagattttttctgCTCTTACTGTGTGCATTTTAGCCACGCATGGTCATCACAGTCCTGCAACTTAAATTGAATCCCCAGCCGTATCCTCCCCGAAGGAAGTTGGCAACTTTGCCAAGCCCTGTCGCTAGCTGTCGTCATTCCCTGCTGAAGGTGTTCATGCGTGCCAAGGAATCAATAGAAAAAGTTtgaaattacaaaattggaaagaaaacaaatagtGGGGCGTACGagcaaaataaacaaacaaacaaacggaGGAAACGATTGAGGGGCCAGTGGGAGTCCCATAGCTGGCAGGATGTTGCCTTTGGCCAGCTAGTCAGGCATCCAGCCAGCCCCAATGGCAAACAAATCCTCTGACTCTGACAAATGCTGAAAAGTTTAACTGCGCTTAAGAGTtcgaattttttgtattatttttttttagtgcgTGAGTACATGGGATAGACTATATGAAGTGCCCGGCCGGCCGGATTATCCGGTATATCGGGGGTACAAAGGGACTCTAGCTCAATGACCCAACTGAATTTTCCATCAAGGGACTCTGAAAATGTTGCCTTAAAACTACTGGTAAATAtagttgaataaaatatacaactatttaaaaacaaaagcacCTACTATATCCCTATTTTAAGAGATTATTCCTACACAAGGAGCAACAagtcggtttttttttacattttttcacATTTATAACATACACCATTTATCGCAGTTAGTCTAAAATGTTGTTCAAACTTTTTTAATAGAATgctatttttttgtacagtCCAGctgaagaaaatataaaataaacctgTTAAAGTTTTGTGACATAAATTCAAAAGCAGCGAAACTCACTTCTGATGAGACATCGAGTTCCTCGAATCCAGGCATGCCCGAATACCCATAAATTACACCATCGCTGATGCTTAATGCTAGGACATGTTCTTGCAGTATCAGCATTCCTCTTAGCGCTTCGACCCATCAGGAGTCGTGATTAATGTCCGTCGAGGGCCACGAATATTGACGCGATCGCTAGCCAAGTCGGTGATTTATAGTCGATTTACCGGGGTCTCGCCCCGGAACGTAATGCAAGTTGTAATTTGGGAACAGTTGCATTGTTGGGGTATCGTGAATCAGAGAGACCCAAAACTATCGGTAAACCAGTACCAATACTTGGAGAATGTAAATTTAAATATGGGAACAATTAAATTTCCTCCAAACGATGTTCCTGGGTCCTATAAACTGTGTCCCAGCAAATAAAAGCTttctttcaaaaatttcaCCTTTTACCGTTAATTTCCCCAAGGCATTTTGTTGCGTAAGTAATACTCGCACTCTCAGGTTCGTGGAGGTGTTTTTTGtaaaaagtttcttatttGTGCTGGGACTGTGTGGGGAAAGGCTTGCCACAACTCCTAATTTGGGTGTCACGTGTCTGGATACAAGCCGGTAATGCTGTTGCTTCATAGACAAGCATTTGAAATCACGGAAAATCGATACACCGACGTGAAGCCTATCCATTGCCAAAAACCCCATAGCTATGCATAGTCGCAAATAGCGTAGAGGCACCGCCGGCTGTTTGATTTCTGTCAAAGGATTATTTTCGCTCAAGTCAGTTATTTCCTGGCTTATTCTGTAGATTTCCAGTTGGCATACCTCAAGTGGCCAAAAAGGATGGTCGAATTTTCTGGAATTTGCCTTTTGCCGGTTCTCTTGTGAGCGACTTTCAGATAAAAATGCATAATTAAACAGGCGAGGAGTCGACATTGGGACGCAGCTGATGTCAACAGACCGGCATAAATTCAACCGTACCGCATCATAATGTCCGCAAATCCTGGACCTTTGCAATTTTAATAAGCACTCGAGAATGAAAAGGAGGATGACCGGTCACCGGACCGGTCCCGCTCCGGCCGCCTGCAGCAAAGTCTTTAAGGAATTTTAATGGGCTTGGCCGAGGACGAGGCTTTCCGCAGTTTACCCTTTGCATATTTAATGActgaatttaaatacaaaattaaatcgAAATGCTTGTCGCCCCGCAACCGACACCTGGCAGTCGCCTACGCATCTGCGACTTATATTTAATCCTTTTTCGCCCGACGAATGTCCTGGCTGTTCCAGCCTGCGCTGCATATGCCAGCGGTTTTTGGCCCGAAACAAATGGGCCAGGCCCATGGGCGTCAAATGAAACATGGCCCTCTGATTGATGGCTTTGACTTTTGGCTATAATTTATCATAGATCCCAGCAAGCAATTGTTTGGCTCTTGTCACTGCAGTCCAGAAAAACAGCAGATACAGTGAGGAAAACAATTCAATTTGTCAAGGATCGTAGTactgtttttttgtaattacaatttttttcttattaaatgtgcatttaatttataataatgctAAAATCATTTTCTGATTCATTacttaatatataaataataaaaccaatAATTAAACTTTTTTATGCGAAAAAATCTGGTATATTGAGTATAAACCTCAACCTCATCTCTGGCTGTAACTTATAAAAAcgacattttttaaaagtggttaacattttttcaagtgcaatCAGTTTAGTATCGCTGGCGGCAACAGATGACGTCCATTCCGTTGAAAAATGTTCAGAAAAGTGTCATAAGAGGAAATGAGGCACGGGGCCAAAGAACTAATtgcaacaaataataaaaactaatagGCTGTGGAAAGAGGAATCTAGTTGCGACAACTCCCCCTAGCCACTGCCCTCCGCAAGGCCCATGAAAAATGACAACGCAAATGGGCTGCTTGGGCTGGTCGGGGCTGTAAGAACTTGTAAGAAGGGGAAGAAAAACTGAAAGGATCATCATCATGAATCATCATCAGAGTCGTCACACGGAAACATTCGGAGAGAGTCGGATAGAGCGACTCCGAGGATGCAAGAAAGTTAATGTCCTGTCAAGAAGTCACTGCCTCGTTCCGCCGTTAAACGTCACAAATTGCTGGGTGGGAAGGTCGGGATGGGGCTAGAAACGGGGGTAACAAGCACATTATCTTCTTGGACTCAAACTTTGAGATGTCAAGTTACCTCTACATGGCCATGAATAGGTATATTTCGCCTATGTTCATATGAAGGTGGTTGGAAAGAGGTCAAGTTTCCAGGGAAAGTCATGTTTATTTGGGACGCTCCTATGCCAAAAATTTTCCTGGAATGCAAAACTTTTACTTCccttaaaagtaaaaaatattcaatatataTGCAAAACATTAAAACGAAAGTGGGATTTGTTGCCTTTTGCTACActtaatatttgaatatacatAGTTTTTACTATATTATTTGTACCTATTTAtagttttattatttgatttttgccTTATTTTCGTAAATTTTTTAGATTAATGGTtaagtaaattaaaaaactggGTTACATTTTaatcaattaattattttttgaaacaaTCACGTATTCAATAATAACGGAATAACCATTGTTGGGTAATCTTATTCATTTTGTCGCAAGGTAGTGAAACTGAAGAGGTTGACACTGGTACTTCTCGGTTGCGATAGCAGCAATTGGAAAACCAGCTCAATTGGCGATACTTTGTGACGTGCGGTCAATTAGCAATGGCAACTGCCACTGGACGCAGTCAAACAAACCCTCAGCTTCGCCTGGTGTTTCAAGGAGAGGATGATACGGGCCCCCCCAGCCAGCTGGAAGAATCCCCATCCTTGTGCCAGTGCATTTTTCCATCACTCCGAGCTCATTTTTATGAGTTCTGCTGACGACTCCATCCTTCAGGACTACCGACATCCGGACAGTCTGACAGACTGCCGCTCAAATGGGAAATAGGGACATGTTGGTTTTCCAGCTTTCGATTCGCAGGCGCTGTCATTTCATGAAGCAGCTTCTAGTTCATAAATGTAGGGGATGCACTGGCAATAAAACCGAGATCTTTATTCGATTGATTTAGATTCGCACATGGATATGCAAAGCCTAgcttgaaatatattttttaaaagcgCCAAATACAATTTGAATTaagttctttaaaaaaaatagatgatattcaaaaatacaaaaagtccAATAAGTAATCTTAATATATCTTATTTgatacttttaaaatatttttttctaatattgaaaATTCCATACTTAACCTCTTTTTAATGTATACTTTTTATGTAAGCattatgtttttaattaattaataatatattatttattattaagctTATGCAATAGGCTGGTTTAGAAttcaaagaaaaattttttctacTCAAAAACAAATAGAGACATCCACATACTCCGACAGCTGCCACCCAAGCCGAACAAGGACCTGCCACAGATGCTAATACACGGTGGCATTGAGCCGTGCGATGTTCCAGGAAAGTACCAAATGCCCTCCCAATCCTGCCCAAACACACTACTTTA includes these proteins:
- the LOC6496717 gene encoding TATA-box-binding protein 2 isoform X2, with the translated sequence MDSLIYKFAALGPLDDGEDEGDKSENKPNLNVSELATIVEDLSLSDSENKLKIDGIDLERGGCADKIAHLYCNLPTDFNWDEASRKGAPEIPDYEIDFEKAFANLSKLGEVEKHLELLYKPFTCMMDVSCRFNMYELCILLPDARYDPGIHPSVAIKVRNPSANVKIFSGGKMVSTALTAASARNALFKVVRVVQELDYKADIKNFSKNIVNATFMMPFKIDLQRLNQLYSDKVTHNNAKRPFITYTLDEDGVRFAVFPTGYVLALHSSCRSETSAAIATFLPILAKFKNGYATSAERQGRMVGDISYKLLWERRLEEDKEELGF
- the LOC6496717 gene encoding TATA-box-binding protein 2 isoform X1, with product MDSLIYKFAALGPLDDGEDEGDKSENKPNLNVSELATIVEDLSLSDSENKLKIDGIDLERGGCADKIAHLYCNLPTDFNWDEASRKGAPEIPDYEIDFEKAFANLSKLGEVEKHLELLYKPFTCMMDVSCRFNMYELCILLPDARYDPGIHPSVAIKVRNPSANVKIFSGGKMVSTALTAASARNALFKVVRVVQELDYKADIKNFSKNIVNATFMMPFKIDLQRLNQLYSDKVTHNNAKRPFITYTLDEDGVRFAVFPTGYVLALHSSCRSETSAAIATFLPILAKFKNGYATSAERQGRMVGDISYKLLWERRLEEDKEGLLLYS